The window ATGTGATGATTACAACTGGGCAGATGCCATCAGCCAATTGCGTGGTGGCCGAGTGGTGATTTTCTCAGCGGGTACGGGTAACCCATTCTTTACCACTGACTCTGCAGCATGTTTACGCGGTATTGAAATTGAAGCAGATATTGTTCTAAAAGCAACGAAAGTTGATGGTGTATTTACTGCTGACCCAGTAGCAAACCCTGACGCAGAGCTGTATGATAAGCTAACTTACGCAGAGGTTCTGGATAAAGAGCTTAAAGTAATGGATTTGGCTGCGTTCACACTTGCTCGTGACCACAAAATGCCTATCCGCGTATTTAACATGAACAAGCCAGGCGCACTACGTCGCGTGGTGATGGGTGAAGCAGAAGGTACGCTGATCAACTCTGGCGACGCATAATTCTAGACACCATTTAAGAGGTGTTGGATGGTGTCTCGCTTTGCTCAACCCTTTTAAGCTTTCTTCAGGAAAGATGATATTTTTAAGGTGAAACCGTGATTAACGAAATTAAAAAAGACGCTCAAGAGCGCATGGATAAAAGCGTTGAAGCGCTAAAGAACAACCTTGCAAAAGTTCGTACTGGTCGTGCACACCCAAGCCTACTTTCTGGTATCTCGGTAGAGTACTACGGTGCAGCTACTCCTCTTAACCAAGTAGCGAACGTTGTAGCTGAAGACGCACGTACTCTAGCAATCACAGTTTTCGACAAAGAACTCACTCAAAAAGTTGAAAAAGCGATCATGATGTCTGACCTTGGTCTTAACCCAATGTCTGCAGGTACTATCATTCGTGTTCCACTTCCACCGCTAACAGAAGAGCGTCGTAAGGACCTTGTTAAGATCGTTCGTGGTGAAGCAGAAGGTGGCCGTGTTGCAGTACGTAATATTCGTCGTGACGCAAACAACGATCTAAAAGCACTTCTAAAAGATAAAGAAATCTCAGAAGACGAAGATCGTAAAGCACAAGATGAGATCCAAAAACTGACTGATGTGGCAGTTAAAAAGATCGACGAAGTTCTTGCTGCAAAAGAAAAAGAGTTGATGGAAGTTTAATACTCCCACTTACATCACTGTTGGAAACGCTGTGCTCACAGCGCAGCGTTTTTTTATGTTAGTCTGTCCAACTGATGGAACTCAATAAACTCCTTATGCAAAATTCTCAAGCCTTCTCTGACTCCCTTCCTAAACATATTGCCATCATTATGGACGGTAATGGTCGTTGGGCTAAGTCCAAAGGAAAACCTCGTGTATTCGGCCACAAAAAAGGCGTGAGTGCGGTTCGCAAGACGGTCGCAGCAGCTTCTCGGCTTGGTATCAAATCGATGACATTATTCGCTTTCAGCAGTGAAAACTGGCGTCGTCCCGAGGAAGAAGTTGGCCTTTTGATGGAGCTGTTTATCTCAGTTCTGTCCAGTGAAGTAAAAAAACTACACAAGAACAATTTACAGTTGCGAGTGATCGGTGATACCAGCCGATTTAGCGAGCGTCTGCAAAAGAAGATTATCGAAGCAGAAAAGCTAACGGCGACAAACACAGGCATGGTGATCAACATTGCGGCGAATTATGGCGGAAAATGGGACATCACACAGGCAACCAAAGCCTTAGCACAAAAAGCACGTAATGGTGAAATACGTGTAGAGGATATAAATGAGCAATTAATCACCGAGCATTTGACCATGGCAGACTTACCTGAGGTGGATCTTCTTATCCGAACTAGTGGTGAGTGCCGTATCAGCAACTTCATGTTGTGGCAAATGGCATATGCTGAGATGTA is drawn from uncultured Vibrio sp. and contains these coding sequences:
- the pyrH gene encoding UMP kinase, with protein sequence MTTNPKPAYQRILLKLSGEALQGEDGFGIDPAVLDRMAQEVKELVELGVQVGVVIGGGNLFRGAGLAAAGMNRVVGDHMGMLATVMNGLAMRDALHRAYVNARVMSAIPLNGVCDDYNWADAISQLRGGRVVIFSAGTGNPFFTTDSAACLRGIEIEADIVLKATKVDGVFTADPVANPDAELYDKLTYAEVLDKELKVMDLAAFTLARDHKMPIRVFNMNKPGALRRVVMGEAEGTLINSGDA
- the frr gene encoding ribosome recycling factor; the encoded protein is MINEIKKDAQERMDKSVEALKNNLAKVRTGRAHPSLLSGISVEYYGAATPLNQVANVVAEDARTLAITVFDKELTQKVEKAIMMSDLGLNPMSAGTIIRVPLPPLTEERRKDLVKIVRGEAEGGRVAVRNIRRDANNDLKALLKDKEISEDEDRKAQDEIQKLTDVAVKKIDEVLAAKEKELMEV
- a CDS encoding isoprenyl transferase, which gives rise to MQNSQAFSDSLPKHIAIIMDGNGRWAKSKGKPRVFGHKKGVSAVRKTVAAASRLGIKSMTLFAFSSENWRRPEEEVGLLMELFISVLSSEVKKLHKNNLQLRVIGDTSRFSERLQKKIIEAEKLTATNTGMVINIAANYGGKWDITQATKALAQKARNGEIRVEDINEQLITEHLTMADLPEVDLLIRTSGECRISNFMLWQMAYAEMYFTPEFWPEFDEDSLVEAVTWFINRERRFGCTGEQVKALMAAQ